A genomic stretch from Tenrec ecaudatus isolate mTenEca1 chromosome X, mTenEca1.hap1, whole genome shotgun sequence includes:
- the EIF2S3 gene encoding eukaryotic translation initiation factor 2 subunit 3 encodes MSKMAGNEAGVTLGQPHLSRQDLTTLDVTKLTPLSHEVISRQATINIGTIGHVAHGKSTVVKAISGVHTVRFKNELERNITIKLGYANAKIYKLDDPSCPRPECYRSCGSSTPDEFTTDIPGTKGNFKLVRHVSFVDCPGHDILMATMLNGAAVMDAALLLIAGNESCPQPQTSEHLAAIEIMKLKHILILQNKIDLVKESQAKEQYEQILAFVQGTVAEGAPIIPISAQLKYNIEVVCEYIVKKIPVPPRDFTSEPRLIVIRSFDVNKPGCEVDDLKGGVAGGSILKGVLKVGQEIEVRPGIVSKDSEGKLMCKPIFSKIVSLFAEHNDLQYAAPGGLIGVGTKIDPTLCRADRMVGQVLGAVGALPEIFTELEISYFLLRRLLGVRTEGDKKAAKVQKLSKNEVLMVNIGSLSTGGRVSAVKADLGKIVLTNPVCTEVGEKIALSRRVEKHWRLIGWGQIRRGVTIKPTVDDD; translated from the exons ATGAGCAAGATGGCGGGGAACGAGGCTGGAGTCACTCTGGGGCAGCCGCATCTTTCTCGGCAGGATCTCACCACCTTG GATGTTACCAAATTGACACCACTGTCGCATGAAGTCATCAGCAGACAAGCCACCATCAATATAG GCACAATTGGTCATGTAGCTCATGGGAAGTCTACAGTTGTAAAAGCTATTTCTGGCGTCCACACTGTCAGGTTCAAAAATGAACTAGAAAGAAATATTACCATCAAACTTGGATATGCTAATGCTAAG ATTTATAAACTTGATGACCCAAGTTGCCCTCGACCAGAATGCTATAGATCCTGTGGAAGCAGTACACCTGATGAGTTTACTACAGACATTCCAGGGACCAAAGGGAACTTCAAATTAGTCAG GCACGTTTCCTTTGTGGATTGTCCAGGCCATGATATTTTGATGGCTACCATGCTGAACGGGGCCGCAGTGATGGATGCAGCTCTTCTGCTGATAG CTGGTAATGAATCTTGTCCCCAGCCACAGACATCTGAACATCTGGCTGCTATAGAAATCATGAAACTGAAACATATTTTGATTCTACAAAATAAAATTGATTTGGTGAAAGAAAGTCAGGCTAAAGAACAATATGAACAAATCCTTGCATTTGTACAAG GTACAGTGGCAGAAGGAGCACCGATTATTCCAATTTCTGCTCAGCTGAAGTACAATATTGAAGTTGTCTGTGAGTACATAGTAAAGAAAATTCCAGTACCTCCCAGAGACTTTACTTCAGAACCCCGACTCATTG TGATTCGGTCCTTTGATGTCAACAAACCTGGCTGCGAGGTTGATGACCTCAAGGGGGGTGTGGCTGGAGGTAGTATTCTAAAAGGAGTGTTAAAG GTGGGCCAAGAGATAGAAGTCCGACCTGGTATTGTTTCCAAAGATAGCGAAGGAAAACTCATGTGTAAGCCAATCTTTTCCAAAATTGTGTCACTTTTTGCGGAGCATAATGATCTTCAGTATGCGGCTCCAGGGGGTCTTATTG GAGTTGGAACAAAAATTGACCCCACTTTGTGCCGAGCGGACAGAATGGTCGGGCAGGTACTTGGTGCCGTAGGAGCTTTACCTGAGATCTTCACAGAGTTGGAAATTTCCTATTTCCTACTCAGGCGGCTTCTAGGTGTACGTACTGAAGGAGACAAGAAAGCAGCCAAG GTGCAAAAGCTGTCTAAGAACGAAGTGCTCATGGTGAACATTGGATCCCTGTCAACTGGAGGAAGAGTTAGTGCAGTGAAGGCTGATTTGGGCAAAATTGTTTTAACTAATCCCGTGTGCACAGAAGTAGGAGAGAAAATTGCCCTTAGCCGAAGAGTGGAGAAACACTGGCG TCTAATTGGCTGGGGCCAGATAAGAAGAGGCGTGACAATCAAGCCAACAGTGGATGATGACTGA